In Aphelocoma coerulescens isolate FSJ_1873_10779 chromosome 13, UR_Acoe_1.0, whole genome shotgun sequence, the following are encoded in one genomic region:
- the ARSI gene encoding arylsulfatase I, translated as MAVYALTGFSLVSLLSFGYLSWDWMKPSLVADVATDPMEKSLPPTFTRPPHIIFILTDDQGYHDIGYHGSDIQTPTLDRLAADGVKLENYYIQPICTPSRSQLITGRYQIHTGLQHSIIRPRQPNCLPLDQVTLPQKLQEAGYSTHMVGKWHLGFYKRECLPTRRGFDTFLGSLTGNVDYYTYDNCDGPGVCGYDLHEGEDVAWDQSGKYSTFLYAQRVSKILASHSPKEPIFIYVAFQAVHTPLQSPKEYIYRYRSMGNVARRKYAAMVTCMDEAVKNITWALKKYGYYDNSVIVFSTDNGGQTFSGGSNWPLRGRKGTYWEGGVRGIGFVHSPLIKRKRRTSWALVHITDWYPTLVSLARGNLSNVQGLDGYNVWPAISEGKESPRTEILHNIDPLYNHAKYGSLEDGFGIWNTAVQASIRVGEWKLLTGDPGYSDWIPPQTLTNFPGSWWNLERLTDGLRKSVWLFNITADPYERYDLSEQRPDVVRSLLMRLVHYNRTAIPVRYPAENPRAHPDFNGGAWGPWASEDDGEEWEGGREPLKSRNKKKKCKICKLRSFFRKLNTRLMSNRI; from the exons ATGGCCGTCTATGCCCTCACGGGTTTCTCGCTCGTCAGCCTGCTCAGCTTTGGCTATTTATCTTGGGACTGGATGAAGCCCAGTTTGGTGGCCGATGTGGCCACAGACCCCATGGAGAAATCACTGCCTCCCACCTTCACCAGGCCACCCCATATCATCTTCATTCTGACTGATGACCAGGGCTACCACGACATTGGCTATCACGGCTCAGATATCCAGACACCAACGCTGGACAGGCTGGCAGCGGACGGTGTGAAGCTGGAGAACTACTACATCCAGCCCATCTGCACCCCGTCCCGGAGCCAGCTGATAACTGGCAG GTACCAGATCCACACAGGACTGCAGCACTCCATCATCCGTCCTCGGCAGCCCAACTGCCTGCCCCTCGACCAGGTCACCCTGCCACAGAAGCTGCAGGAAGCCGGCTACTCCACACACATGGTGGGCAAATGGCACCTTGGCTTCTACAAGAGGGAGTGCCTGCCCACTCGCCGGGGCTTCGACACCTTCCTGGGCTCCCTGACAGGCAACGTGGATTACTACACCTATGACAACTGCGACGGGCCGGGCGTCTGTGGCTATGACCTGCACGAAGGGGAGGACGTGGCTTGGGACCAGAGCGGGAAGTATTCCACCTTCCTCTATGCTCAGCGTGTCAGCAAGATCCTGGCATCCCACAGCCCCAAGGAGCCCATCTTCATCTACGTGGCCTTCCAAGCGGTCCACACGCCCCTGCAGTCCCCCAAGGAGTACATCTACCGCTACCGCTCCATGGGCAACGTCGCCCGCCGCAAGTACGCAGCCATGGTGACCTGCATGGATGAGGCGGTGAAGAACATCACCTGGGCCCTCAAGAAGTATGGTTATTATGACAACAGTGTGATCGTGTTCTCCACAGACAACGGTGGGCAAACCTTCTCTGGCGGAAGCAACTGGCCACTACGGGGCCGCAAAGGGACGTACTGGGAAGGGGGAGTGCGTGGCATCGGTTTTGTCCACAGTCCCCTGATCAAGCGCAAGCGTCGGACAAGCTGGGCACTGGTTCACATCACAGACTGGTACCCAACTCTGGTCAGCCTGGCCAGGGGGAACCtgagcaatgtccagggcttgGATGGCTACAATGTCTGGCCTGCTATCAGTGAGGGCAAGGAGTCGCCACGCACCGAAATCCTGCACAACATCGACCCACTGTACAACCATGCCAAGTACGGCTCCTTGGAGGATGGCTTCGGCATCTGGAACACGGCCGTGCAAGCTTCCATCCGGGTTGGGGAGTGGAAGCTCCTCACTGGTGACCCAGGGTACAGTGACTGGATCCCCCCGCAGACCCTGACCAACTTCCCAGGGAGCTGGTGGAACCTGGAGCGTCTCACTGATGGCCTGAGGAAGTCCGTGTGGCTCTTCAACATCACCGCTGACCCCTACGAGCGCTATGACCTCTCCGAGCAGCGCCCAGACGTGGTCAGGAGCCTCCTGATGAGGTTGGTGCACTACAACCGGACGGCCATCCCGGTGCGGTACCCTGCGGAGAACCCCCGGGCTCACCCAGACTTCAACGGTGGCGCCTGGGGACCTTGGGCCAGTGAGGATGATGGGGAGGAGTGGGAAGGCGGCCGGGAGCCCCTGAAAAGCAGGAACAAGAAGAAGAAGTGCAAGATCTGCAAGCTGCGCTCCTTCTTCCGCAAGCTGAACACCAGGCTCATGTCCAACCGCATCTGA